One region of Juglans regia cultivar Chandler chromosome 4, Walnut 2.0, whole genome shotgun sequence genomic DNA includes:
- the LOC108981399 gene encoding uncharacterized protein LOC108981399 has protein sequence MADLEKGEWVGREKEEAEEKEEAEENERLLDGMAVLDFDLLCSTVALQSQQGKWRTFDSLGEDLQEDGGELGGVLRMWEGEVLDCFEDRRIALESACCPCYRFGKNMRRAGFGSCFIQGAVYFILAVGALLNWIAFLVTKRHCFLYLAVAFTICIGAYLGFFRTQIKKRFNIRGSDSSLDDCIYHLVCPCCMICQESRTLEMNNVQDGIWHGRGDTICIGGFHEGSKAFFELHQPSPVTIMAPEPCNMQKGTEGSDHVST, from the exons ATGGCGGATTTGGAGAAGGGAGAGTGGGTGGGGCGTGAGAAGGAGGAGGCTGAGGAGAAGGAGGAGGCTGAGGAGAACGAAAGGCTTCTGGACGGAATGGCGGTGTTGGACTTCGATTTGCTTTGCTCAACGGTGGCTTTGCAGTCTCAGCAAGGCAAATGGAGGACCTTTGACAGCCTTGGAGAAGATTTACAAGAAGACGGAGGGGAACTCGGCGGGGTCCTTAGGATGTGGGAGGGTGAAGTTCTTGACTGCTTCGAGGATCGTCGCATCGCTCTCGAATCGGCTTG TTGTCCCTGCTACAGATTTGGGAAGAACATGAGACGAGCTGGTTTTGGTTCTTGCTTTATTCAG gGAGCCGTTTATTTCATCCTTGCAGTTGGCGCTCTTTTGAACTGGATTGCCTTTCTTGTCACCAAGCGGCACTGCTTTCTATATTTGGCAGTTGCTTTTACAATTTGTATAGGAGCATATTTGGGCTTTTTCCGTACGCAGATAAAGAAGAGATTTAACATTAGG GGCAGTGATAGTTCCTTGGATGATTGCATCTACCATCTTGTCTGCCCTTGCTGCATGATATGCCAG GAGTCGAGAACATTGGAGATGAACAATGTCCAAGATGGAATTTGGCATGGTCGGGGTGACACAATATGCATAGGAGGCTTTCATGAAGGGAGTAAAGCATTCTTTGAGCTTCATCAACCATCTCCTGTAACGATTATGGCCCCTGAACCGTGCAACATGCAAAAGGGTACAGAGGGTAGTGATCACGTTTCAACTTAA